In one window of Thermus aquaticus DNA:
- the rpmJ gene encoding 50S ribosomal protein L36, which translates to MKVRASVKRMCEKCKVVRRHGRVYVICENPKHKQRQG; encoded by the coding sequence ATGAAGGTACGGGCGTCGGTGAAGAGGATGTGCGAGAAGTGCAAGGTGGTGCGCCGGCACGGCCGGGTGTACGTCATCTGCGAGAACCCCAAGCACAAGCAGCGTCAGGGCTAA
- the infA gene encoding translation initiation factor IF-1, with amino-acid sequence MAKEKDTIRAEGVVTEALPNTTFRVKLDSGPEILAYISGKMRMHYIRILPGDRVVVEITPYDPTRGRIVYRK; translated from the coding sequence ATGGCGAAGGAGAAGGACACCATTCGGGCGGAGGGCGTGGTCACCGAGGCTTTGCCCAACACCACCTTTCGGGTGAAGCTGGACTCGGGGCCGGAGATCCTGGCCTACATCTCGGGGAAGATGCGCATGCACTACATCCGCATCCTTCCCGGGGACCGGGTGGTGGTGGAGATTACCCCCTACGACCCCACGCGGGGCCGCATCGTCTACAGAAAGTAG
- a CDS encoding tetratricopeptide repeat protein, with protein MMRPPLKFLPLLLGLALAAPSLEKAEALLKAGDYEKAALAYEEVLARDYGLFEAHLGLGVVLFRAGRLEEARFAFDQMTRVFPDRYEGHFNLGQVYLRLGKPAEAVEAFQKAVSLRPTEEAYLGLAAALTQAGRAKEAAEALKKGFTSERSPAYRLALAQALYAAGSRAEAVPVLYGLLNQDPKRAEAWELLARILAEEGLKERALRELDRGLAQVEGKPRARLLLRKALLSQNPEPLLKEAYALDPALWEAAFLLGQARLRAGDARGALPHLLAAYRASPEPEVALALAAAYLKLGDHKNAYRYAGEAGPPGTFLQAQAAYALGKKEEALKLLEGNETPEAQALRGSILLELGWAEEAVALLRPLYEAGRDPRVGSNLAAGLVALKRYGEAELVLREVLARLPREASAWYNLGLALKALGRDGEAERALRQAAALGSKEAQGLLGR; from the coding sequence ATGATGAGACCCCCACTGAAGTTCCTGCCCCTACTCCTGGGCTTGGCCCTGGCCGCCCCTTCCCTGGAGAAGGCGGAGGCCCTTCTGAAGGCCGGGGATTACGAGAAGGCCGCCTTGGCCTACGAGGAGGTTCTGGCCCGGGACTACGGCCTCTTTGAGGCCCACCTGGGCCTGGGGGTGGTCCTCTTTCGGGCGGGGCGCCTCGAGGAGGCCCGCTTCGCCTTTGATCAGATGACCCGGGTCTTCCCCGACCGCTACGAGGGCCACTTCAACCTGGGCCAGGTCTACCTGCGCCTGGGCAAGCCCGCCGAGGCGGTGGAGGCCTTCCAGAAGGCGGTTTCCTTAAGGCCCACGGAGGAGGCCTACCTGGGCCTGGCGGCCGCCCTTACCCAGGCGGGAAGGGCCAAGGAGGCGGCCGAAGCCCTGAAGAAGGGTTTTACTAGCGAGCGAAGCCCCGCCTACCGCCTGGCCCTAGCCCAGGCCCTCTACGCCGCTGGCAGCCGGGCCGAGGCGGTCCCTGTCCTCTACGGCCTTCTGAACCAGGACCCCAAGCGGGCCGAGGCCTGGGAGCTCCTGGCCCGCATCCTGGCGGAGGAGGGCCTGAAGGAAAGGGCCCTGCGGGAGCTGGACCGGGGTCTAGCCCAGGTGGAGGGCAAGCCCAGGGCCAGGCTTCTTCTCCGCAAGGCCCTTCTTTCCCAAAACCCCGAGCCCCTCCTCAAGGAGGCCTATGCCCTGGACCCCGCCCTCTGGGAGGCGGCCTTCCTCTTGGGCCAGGCCAGGCTCCGGGCGGGGGACGCCCGGGGAGCCCTGCCCCACCTCCTGGCCGCCTACCGGGCGAGCCCCGAGCCCGAGGTGGCCCTGGCCCTGGCCGCCGCCTACCTGAAGCTTGGGGACCACAAGAACGCCTACCGCTACGCCGGCGAGGCCGGTCCCCCGGGAACCTTCCTCCAGGCCCAGGCCGCCTACGCCCTGGGCAAAAAGGAGGAGGCCCTAAAGCTTTTGGAGGGGAATGAAACCCCTGAGGCCCAGGCCCTTCGGGGGAGCATCCTCTTGGAGCTGGGCTGGGCGGAGGAGGCCGTGGCCCTCCTCCGGCCCCTCTACGAGGCGGGGCGGGACCCCAGGGTGGGGAGCAACCTGGCCGCCGGGCTTGTGGCCCTGAAGCGGTACGGCGAGGCCGAGCTGGTCCTGCGGGAGGTTCTGGCCCGCCTTCCTAGGGAAGCCTCCGCCTGGTACAACCTGGGCCTGGCCCTAAAGGCCCTGGGCCGGGACGGGGAGGCGGAGCGGGCCCTTAGGCAGGCCGCCGCCCTGGGCTCCAAGGAGGCCCAGGGCCTTCTTGGGAGGTAG
- the rpsK gene encoding 30S ribosomal protein S11, whose translation MAGKATRKKVKRQVASGRAYIHASHNNTIVTITDPDGNPITWSSGGVIGYKGSRKGTPYAAQLAAMDAAKKAMAYGMQSVDVIVRGTGAGREQAIRALQASGLQVKSIVDDTPVPHNGCRPKKKFRKAS comes from the coding sequence ATGGCCGGAAAAGCGACGAGGAAAAAGGTCAAGCGACAGGTGGCTAGCGGGAGGGCGTACATCCACGCCTCCCACAACAACACCATCGTCACCATCACGGACCCGGACGGCAACCCCATCACCTGGTCTTCAGGTGGGGTCATCGGCTACAAGGGGAGCCGGAAGGGCACCCCCTACGCCGCGCAGCTCGCCGCCATGGACGCGGCCAAGAAGGCCATGGCCTACGGCATGCAGAGCGTGGACGTGATCGTGCGGGGTACCGGGGCGGGGCGGGAGCAGGCCATCAGGGCCCTCCAGGCCTCCGGCCTCCAGGTGAAGTCCATCGTGGACGACACCCCTGTGCCCCACAACGGCTGCCGGCCCAAGAAGAAGTTCCGCAAGGCCTCGTAA
- a CDS encoding adenylate kinase, translating to MGEAVIFLGPPGAGKGTQAARLAEELSFKKLSTGDILRDHVARGTPLGLQVKPIMDRGDLVPDDLILALIREELSDRVIFDGFPRTIPQAEALDRLLEETGTRLLGVVLVEVPEEELLRRMLKRAELEGRSDDNEETIRRRLQVYREKTEPLIQYYEKTGALRRVDGLGTPDEVYARIRAALGI from the coding sequence ATGGGGGAAGCGGTGATCTTCTTGGGGCCGCCGGGGGCGGGCAAGGGTACCCAGGCGGCGCGGCTGGCCGAGGAGCTTTCCTTCAAAAAGCTCTCCACCGGCGACATCCTCCGGGACCATGTGGCCCGGGGCACGCCCCTGGGACTCCAGGTGAAGCCCATCATGGACCGGGGGGACCTGGTGCCCGACGACCTGATCCTGGCCCTGATCCGGGAGGAGCTTTCCGACCGGGTCATCTTTGACGGCTTCCCCAGGACCATCCCCCAGGCGGAGGCCCTGGACCGCCTCCTGGAGGAGACGGGGACCAGGCTTCTTGGGGTGGTTCTGGTGGAGGTGCCGGAGGAGGAGCTCCTCCGCCGCATGCTGAAGCGGGCGGAGCTGGAGGGGCGCTCCGACGACAACGAGGAGACCATCCGCCGCCGCCTCCAGGTCTACCGGGAGAAGACCGAGCCCCTCATCCAGTACTATGAGAAGACGGGCGCCCTGAGGCGGGTGGACGGCCTTGGCACCCCCGACGAGGTCTACGCCCGCATCCGGGCCGCGCTGGGAATCTGA
- a CDS encoding DNA-directed RNA polymerase subunit alpha yields the protein MLESKLKAPVFTARTQGRHYGEFVLEPLERGFGVTLGNPLRRILLSSIPGTAVTSVYIEDVLHEFSTIPGVKEDVVEIILNLKELVVRFLDPKMASTTLILRAEGPKEVRAGDFTPSADVEIMNPDLHIATLEEGGKLYMEVRVDRGVGYVPAERHGIKDRINAIPVDAIFSPVRRVAFQVEDTRLGQRTDLDKLTLRIWTDGSVTPLEALNQAVAILKEHLNYFANPEASLLPTPEVSKGEKRESAEEDLDLPLEELGLSTRVLHSLKEEGIESVRALLALNLKDLRNIPGIGERSLEEIRQALAKKGFTLKE from the coding sequence ATGTTGGAGAGCAAGCTGAAAGCCCCGGTCTTCACGGCGCGCACCCAGGGGCGCCACTACGGCGAGTTCGTCCTGGAGCCCCTAGAAAGGGGGTTTGGGGTCACCCTGGGGAACCCTCTCCGCCGCATCCTCCTCTCCTCCATCCCCGGGACCGCGGTCACCAGCGTCTACATTGAGGACGTCCTCCACGAGTTCTCCACCATTCCCGGGGTGAAGGAGGACGTGGTGGAGATCATCCTGAACCTGAAGGAGCTGGTGGTGCGCTTCCTGGACCCCAAGATGGCGTCCACCACCCTGATCCTCAGGGCGGAGGGCCCCAAGGAGGTGAGGGCGGGCGACTTCACCCCCTCCGCCGACGTGGAGATCATGAACCCCGACCTCCACATCGCCACCCTCGAGGAGGGCGGGAAGCTCTACATGGAGGTGCGGGTGGACCGGGGGGTGGGGTACGTGCCCGCCGAGCGCCACGGCATCAAGGACCGCATCAACGCCATCCCTGTGGATGCCATCTTCTCCCCGGTGCGCCGGGTGGCCTTCCAGGTGGAGGACACCCGCCTGGGCCAGCGCACGGACCTGGACAAGCTCACCTTGAGGATCTGGACCGACGGCTCCGTCACCCCCCTCGAGGCCCTGAACCAGGCCGTGGCCATCCTGAAGGAGCACCTGAACTACTTCGCCAACCCCGAGGCCTCCCTTCTGCCCACCCCCGAGGTGTCGAAGGGGGAGAAGCGGGAGAGCGCCGAGGAGGACCTGGACCTGCCCTTGGAGGAGCTTGGGCTTTCCACCCGGGTCCTCCACAGCCTCAAGGAGGAGGGGATTGAGTCCGTGCGCGCCCTTCTGGCCCTCAACCTCAAGGACCTGAGGAACATCCCCGGCATCGGGGAGCGGAGCCTGGAGGAGATCCGCCAGGCCCTGGCCAAGAAGGGCTTCACCCTAAAGGAGTGA
- the rplQ gene encoding 50S ribosomal protein L17 yields the protein MRHLKSGRKLNRHSSHRVALFRNQAKSLLTHGRITTTVPKAKELTGFVDHLIHLAKRGDLHARRLVLRDLQDVKLVRKLFDEIAPRYQNRPGGYTRVLKLAERRRGDGAPLALVELVE from the coding sequence ATGCGCCATCTGAAGTCTGGAAGGAAACTAAACCGCCACTCTTCCCATCGCGTGGCCCTGTTCCGCAACCAGGCCAAGAGCCTCCTCACCCACGGGCGCATCACCACCACCGTGCCCAAGGCCAAGGAGCTGACCGGTTTCGTGGACCACCTGATCCACCTGGCCAAGCGGGGGGACCTTCACGCCCGCAGGCTGGTCCTCAGGGACCTGCAGGACGTGAAGCTAGTGCGGAAGCTCTTTGACGAGATCGCCCCCAGGTACCAGAACCGCCCCGGGGGGTACACCCGGGTCCTGAAGCTGGCGGAGCGCCGCCGCGGGGACGGGGCTCCTCTGGCCTTGGTGGAGCTGGTGGAGTAA
- the map gene encoding type I methionyl aminopeptidase yields MAIKLKSPWEIERMREAGALLTEVVEEVARHVEPGITTKELDRIAYEAIRKRKAKPAFLGLYGFPATLCTSVNEVVVHGIPSEKPLQEGDILSVDVGLIYGGFAADMARTFPVGRVSPEAERLIKDTEAAFWEGMKYLRPGYRIGDVAHAVQTFLESRGYGVVREFVGHGVGREIHEDPQLPNFGKPGTGPKIRPGMTLALEPMVTLRPASVVILEDGWTASAGRGNLAAHYENTVLVTEEGPELLTGVSLVRAR; encoded by the coding sequence ATGGCCATCAAGCTGAAAAGCCCCTGGGAGATTGAGCGCATGCGGGAGGCGGGCGCCCTCCTCACCGAGGTGGTGGAGGAGGTGGCCCGCCACGTGGAGCCCGGCATCACCACCAAAGAGCTGGACCGGATCGCCTACGAGGCCATCAGGAAGCGCAAGGCCAAGCCCGCCTTCCTGGGCCTTTACGGCTTTCCCGCCACGCTCTGCACCTCGGTCAACGAGGTGGTGGTCCACGGCATCCCCTCGGAGAAGCCCCTCCAGGAGGGGGACATCCTCTCCGTGGACGTGGGCCTCATCTACGGGGGCTTCGCCGCCGACATGGCCCGCACCTTTCCCGTAGGCAGGGTCTCCCCCGAGGCGGAAAGGCTTATCAAGGACACGGAGGCCGCCTTCTGGGAGGGGATGAAGTACCTAAGGCCCGGCTACCGCATCGGCGACGTGGCCCACGCCGTGCAGACCTTTCTGGAAAGCCGGGGCTACGGGGTGGTGCGGGAGTTCGTGGGCCACGGGGTGGGGCGGGAGATCCACGAGGACCCCCAGCTTCCCAACTTCGGCAAGCCGGGAACCGGGCCCAAGATCCGCCCGGGGATGACCCTGGCCCTCGAGCCCATGGTCACCCTGCGCCCGGCGTCTGTGGTAATATTGGAAGATGGCTGGACGGCGAGCGCCGGAAGGGGCAACCTCGCCGCCCACTACGAGAACACCGTCTTGGTGACGGAAGAGGGCCCGGAGCTTCTCACCGGGGTTTCCTTGGTGCGGGCGCGGTAG
- a CDS encoding HNH endonuclease produces the protein MGPAEEKPLNLDAPRVLVLNAAYEVLGLASVKRSVLLVLSGGAEMLAESGRFLHTPSTRIPVPSVIRLKRLVRRGPARVPLNRRNVLRRDRYTCQYCGRQGGELTVDHVLPKSRGGRSTWENLVAACRACNLKKGDRTPEEAGMRLLKPPRPPRLPLFLSDLKEIPEAWRPYLEAFLR, from the coding sequence GTGGGGCCAGCCGAGGAAAAGCCCCTAAACCTAGATGCCCCGCGGGTCCTGGTCTTGAACGCGGCCTACGAGGTTTTGGGCCTGGCCAGCGTGAAGCGAAGCGTGCTTCTGGTCCTCTCGGGGGGCGCGGAGATGCTTGCGGAAAGCGGGCGCTTCCTCCACACCCCCTCCACCAGAATCCCCGTCCCCAGCGTCATCCGGCTGAAGCGCCTGGTCAGGCGGGGGCCTGCCCGCGTTCCCCTGAACCGCCGCAACGTCCTCAGGCGGGACCGCTACACCTGCCAGTACTGCGGCCGCCAGGGGGGCGAACTCACCGTGGACCACGTCCTCCCCAAAAGCCGGGGGGGCAGGAGCACCTGGGAGAACCTGGTGGCCGCCTGCCGGGCCTGCAACCTCAAGAAGGGGGACCGCACTCCCGAGGAGGCGGGCATGCGCCTCCTCAAGCCCCCCAGGCCCCCCCGCCTTCCCCTCTTCCTCTCGGACCTCAAGGAGATCCCCGAGGCCTGGAGGCCCTATCTGGAAGCTTTCTTGAGGTAA
- a CDS encoding glycoside hydrolase family 13 protein translates to MKRFHLALALFLGLALAQTHDPLDPAQFSALPEGYSVRLLAGAEEVREAALLQGGRVFPMARQLAFSGKEVWRGLLPELGPYEIRLKTKAGEKRLGPYRPPARPFRALAWVGVRGGYQVFPDRFQNGDPGNDALALLDDEYNFNQVWQEKGGPRPYLARWQDPPGPMHCCHQYYGGDLAGLEERLPYLKELGVGLLYLNPIFRSGSAHGYDTHDYLQVAPRLGDEALLRRVLDRAHALGIRVLFDFVPNHTGLGFFAFQDVVKRGRASPYWNWYFVKRYPFKPGDAGAYEAWWGVGSLPKLNTANPEVRAYLLSVAERWVRFGFDGIRVDVPEDLLEAKAFFRELKARVRAINPEAYLVGEIWRRAPDWVGEEAFDSLMNYALGRDIVLRYAQGLHPALFGGPRALTLLSEAYALYPEAASAMGFNLISSHDTSRLLSDLGGDAAKARLAWALLFGLPGTPVVFQGEECALLGAKDPDDLQRRPIPWGTCDSGMRGFFQGLYRLKAEEPALKGPFATYLAEGGLLSFFRGEGEGRLLLAFNNQKAPASLPLPQGAWRDLFSGQVYEGQAEVKPLGFLYLKKASR, encoded by the coding sequence ATGAAGCGCTTCCACCTCGCCCTGGCCCTATTCCTGGGCCTAGCCCTGGCCCAGACCCACGACCCTTTGGACCCCGCCCAGTTCTCCGCCCTGCCCGAGGGGTATTCTGTGCGCCTTCTCGCTGGGGCGGAGGAGGTGCGGGAGGCGGCGCTCCTCCAGGGGGGAAGGGTCTTTCCCATGGCCCGCCAGCTGGCCTTCTCCGGCAAGGAGGTGTGGCGGGGCCTTTTGCCGGAGCTTGGCCCCTACGAGATCCGCCTGAAGACGAAGGCGGGGGAGAAGCGCCTGGGCCCCTACCGCCCTCCCGCCCGCCCCTTCCGCGCCCTGGCCTGGGTGGGGGTGAGGGGCGGGTACCAGGTCTTCCCCGACCGCTTCCAAAACGGCGACCCCGGGAACGACGCCCTGGCCCTTTTGGACGACGAGTACAACTTCAACCAGGTCTGGCAGGAGAAGGGGGGCCCCAGGCCCTACCTCGCCCGCTGGCAGGACCCCCCGGGCCCCATGCACTGCTGCCACCAGTACTACGGGGGGGACCTGGCGGGGCTTGAGGAGCGGCTTCCCTACCTGAAGGAGCTGGGGGTGGGCCTCCTCTACCTGAACCCCATCTTCCGCTCGGGGAGCGCCCACGGCTACGACACCCACGACTACCTGCAGGTGGCCCCCCGCCTGGGGGACGAGGCCCTTCTGCGCCGGGTCCTGGACCGGGCCCACGCCCTGGGGATCCGGGTCCTCTTTGACTTTGTGCCCAACCACACGGGCCTGGGCTTCTTCGCCTTCCAGGACGTGGTGAAGCGGGGCCGGGCCTCGCCCTACTGGAACTGGTACTTCGTCAAGCGCTACCCCTTCAAGCCGGGGGACGCCGGCGCCTACGAGGCCTGGTGGGGGGTGGGGAGCCTACCCAAGCTCAACACCGCCAATCCCGAGGTGCGGGCCTACCTCCTCTCCGTGGCGGAGCGCTGGGTGCGCTTCGGTTTTGACGGCATCCGGGTGGACGTGCCCGAGGACCTCCTCGAGGCCAAGGCCTTCTTCCGCGAGCTGAAGGCCAGGGTGCGGGCCATCAACCCCGAGGCCTACCTGGTGGGGGAGATCTGGCGGCGGGCCCCGGACTGGGTGGGGGAGGAGGCCTTTGACAGCCTTATGAACTACGCCCTCGGCCGGGACATCGTCCTCCGCTACGCCCAGGGCCTCCACCCCGCCCTCTTCGGCGGGCCTAGGGCCCTCACCCTCCTTTCCGAGGCCTACGCCCTCTACCCCGAGGCCGCCTCGGCCATGGGCTTCAACCTCATCAGCTCCCACGACACCTCCCGCCTCCTTTCCGACCTGGGCGGGGACGCGGCCAAAGCCCGCCTGGCCTGGGCCCTCCTCTTCGGCCTTCCCGGGACCCCGGTGGTCTTCCAGGGGGAGGAGTGCGCCCTTTTGGGAGCGAAGGACCCCGATGACCTCCAGCGGCGGCCCATTCCCTGGGGGACTTGCGATTCCGGGATGCGGGGCTTTTTCCAGGGCCTTTACCGCCTCAAGGCGGAGGAGCCCGCCCTGAAGGGGCCCTTCGCCACCTATCTGGCCGAAGGGGGGCTCCTGTCCTTTTTCCGGGGGGAAGGGGAGGGGAGGCTTCTCCTCGCCTTCAACAACCAGAAGGCCCCCGCCTCTTTACCCCTGCCCCAGGGGGCCTGGCGGGACCTCTTTTCCGGACAGGTCTACGAGGGGCAGGCGGAGGTCAAGCCCCTGGGCTTCCTTTACCTCAAGAAAGCTTCCAGATAG
- the secY gene encoding preprotein translocase subunit SecY — MLKAFRSALQIPELRQRILFTLLVLAAYRLGAFIPTPGVDLDKIQEFLRTTQGGVFGIINLFSGGNFERFSIFALGIMPYITAAIVMQLLVNIVPALEKLSKEGEEGRRIITQYTRIGGIALGAFQGFFLATAFLGAEGGRFLLPGWSPGPFFWLVVVVTQVAGIALLLWMAERITEYGIGNGASMIIFAGIVVEWLPQLVRTIGLIRTGEVNLVAFLFFLAFIVLAFAGMAAVQQAERRIPVQYARKVVGRRVYGGQATYIPIKLNAAGVIPIVFAAAILQIPIFLAAPFQDNAVLQAIANFFNPTRLSGLLIEVVLIVLFTYVYTAVQFDPKRIAESLREYGGFIPGIRPGEPTVKFLEHIVSRLTLWGALFLGLVAALPQIIQNLTGVQSIAFSGIGLLIVVGVALDTLRQIESQLMLRNYEGFLSKGRIRGRTR, encoded by the coding sequence ATGCTGAAGGCCTTCCGGAGCGCCCTCCAGATCCCCGAGCTGCGCCAGCGCATCCTCTTCACCCTCCTGGTCCTGGCCGCCTACCGCTTGGGGGCCTTCATCCCCACCCCGGGGGTAGACCTGGACAAGATCCAGGAGTTCCTGCGCACCACCCAGGGCGGGGTGTTCGGCATCATCAACCTCTTCTCTGGGGGCAACTTTGAGCGCTTCTCCATCTTCGCCCTGGGCATCATGCCCTACATCACCGCGGCCATCGTCATGCAGCTTTTGGTTAACATCGTGCCGGCGCTGGAGAAGCTTTCCAAAGAAGGGGAGGAGGGCCGCCGCATCATCACGCAGTACACCCGCATCGGCGGCATCGCTCTGGGGGCCTTCCAGGGCTTCTTCCTGGCCACAGCCTTCCTGGGGGCTGAGGGGGGCAGGTTCCTCCTCCCCGGCTGGTCCCCGGGGCCCTTCTTCTGGCTGGTGGTGGTGGTCACCCAGGTGGCGGGCATCGCCCTCCTCCTCTGGATGGCGGAGCGCATCACCGAGTACGGCATCGGCAACGGCGCCAGCATGATCATCTTCGCCGGGATCGTGGTGGAGTGGCTTCCCCAGCTGGTGCGCACCATAGGCCTCATCCGCACCGGGGAGGTGAACCTGGTGGCCTTCCTCTTCTTCCTGGCCTTCATCGTGCTGGCCTTCGCCGGCATGGCGGCGGTGCAGCAGGCGGAGCGGCGGATCCCCGTCCAGTACGCCCGCAAGGTGGTGGGGCGCAGGGTCTACGGAGGGCAGGCCACCTACATCCCCATCAAGCTGAACGCCGCCGGGGTGATCCCCATCGTCTTCGCCGCCGCCATCCTGCAGATCCCCATCTTCCTTGCCGCCCCCTTCCAGGACAACGCCGTGCTCCAGGCCATCGCCAACTTCTTCAACCCCACCCGCCTTTCCGGCCTCCTCATAGAGGTGGTCCTCATCGTCCTCTTCACCTACGTCTACACGGCGGTGCAGTTTGACCCTAAGCGCATCGCCGAGTCCTTGCGGGAGTACGGGGGCTTCATCCCCGGCATCCGCCCTGGGGAGCCCACGGTGAAGTTCCTGGAGCACATCGTCTCCCGGCTCACCCTCTGGGGGGCCCTCTTCCTGGGCTTGGTGGCCGCTTTGCCCCAGATCATCCAGAACCTGACCGGGGTCCAGAGCATCGCCTTCTCGGGCATCGGCCTCCTGATCGTGGTGGGGGTGGCCCTGGACACGCTTAGGCAGATAGAGAGCCAGCTCATGTTGAGGAACTACGAGGGCTTTCTCTCCAAGGGCCGCATCCGCGGCCGCACGCGCTAG
- the rpsM gene encoding 30S ribosomal protein S13, which produces MARIAGVEIPRNKRVDVALTYIYGIGPARAKEALEKTGINPATRVKDLTEAEVVRLREYVENAWKLEGELRAEVAANIKRLMDIGCYRGLRHRRGLPVRGQRTRTNARTRKGPRKTVPGKKKAPRK; this is translated from the coding sequence GTGGCGAGGATCGCAGGCGTAGAGATTCCCAGGAACAAGCGGGTGGATGTGGCCCTCACCTACATCTACGGCATCGGGCCGGCCCGGGCCAAGGAGGCCCTGGAGAAGACGGGCATCAACCCGGCCACCCGGGTGAAGGACCTGACCGAGGCTGAGGTGGTGCGCCTCCGCGAGTACGTGGAGAACGCCTGGAAGCTGGAAGGCGAGCTCAGGGCGGAGGTGGCGGCCAACATCAAGCGCCTCATGGACATTGGTTGCTACCGGGGCCTGAGGCACCGGCGGGGCCTGCCCGTGCGGGGCCAGCGCACCCGCACCAACGCCCGCACCCGCAAGGGCCCCAGGAAGACGGTGCCGGGCAAGAAGAAGGCCCCCAGGAAGTAA
- a CDS encoding DMT family transporter — MGYLYLFLAAFLWGLLGSVSRLAFGEGLPPLLVAFYRAVIAWAFFALHALILRQVRLLPKDLPALFLFGLVGVSLFYGSYQLAVNYGGAALASVLLYTAPAFVALLSRLVLKEALDPLGLLAVALTLLGVGLMGLGGGSQVKALLPALFFGLLSGFTYALYYIFGKLYLPRYATPTLFLYALPVGALGLLPFVDFVPLSQKALWALLFLGAFSTYGAYLAYYAGLRRLPATRASVLATLEPVVANLFAFLLFREVLSPLGYLGAGLILLAVLLSVRR, encoded by the coding sequence ATGGGCTACCTGTACCTCTTCCTGGCGGCCTTCCTCTGGGGACTTCTGGGGTCGGTGAGCCGCCTGGCCTTCGGGGAGGGGCTACCTCCCCTTCTGGTGGCCTTTTACCGGGCGGTTATCGCCTGGGCCTTCTTCGCCCTCCACGCCCTAATCCTGCGCCAGGTGCGCCTTCTTCCCAAGGACCTCCCCGCCCTCTTCCTCTTCGGCCTGGTGGGGGTTTCCCTGTTCTATGGCTCCTACCAGCTGGCGGTGAACTACGGCGGGGCCGCTTTGGCCTCGGTCCTCCTCTACACCGCTCCCGCCTTTGTGGCCCTCCTCTCCCGCCTGGTCCTGAAGGAGGCCTTGGACCCCCTGGGCCTTCTGGCCGTGGCCCTCACCCTCCTGGGGGTGGGCCTCATGGGCCTGGGCGGGGGTAGCCAGGTGAAGGCCCTCCTTCCCGCCCTTTTCTTCGGCCTCCTTTCCGGCTTCACCTACGCCCTTTACTACATCTTCGGCAAGCTCTACCTGCCCCGGTACGCCACCCCCACCCTCTTCCTCTACGCCCTGCCCGTGGGGGCTTTGGGGCTTCTGCCCTTCGTGGACTTCGTCCCCTTGAGCCAAAAAGCCCTGTGGGCCCTCCTCTTCCTGGGGGCCTTTTCCACCTACGGGGCCTACCTGGCCTACTACGCCGGCCTCAGGCGGCTTCCCGCCACCCGGGCCAGCGTCTTGGCCACCCTCGAGCCCGTGGTGGCCAACCTCTTCGCCTTCCTCCTCTTCCGGGAGGTCCTCTCCCCTCTGGGCTACCTGGGGGCGGGCCTCATCCTCCTGGCCGTCCTTCTCAGCGTGCGGCGGTAG
- the rpsD gene encoding 30S ribosomal protein S4 produces MGRYIGPVCRLCRREGVKLYLKGERCYSPKCAMERRPYPPGQHGQRRARRPSDYAVRLREKQKLRRIYGISETQFRNLFEEASRKKGVTGTVLLGLLESRLDNVVYRLGFAQSRRQARQMVRHGHITVNGRRVDLPAYRVKPGDEIAIAERSRNLTFIRENLEAMKGRKVGPWLSLDVEGMKGKFLRLPDREDLALPVNEQLVIEFYSR; encoded by the coding sequence ATGGGTCGTTACATTGGTCCAGTTTGCCGTCTTTGCCGCCGGGAAGGCGTGAAGCTTTACCTGAAGGGGGAGCGGTGCTACAGCCCCAAGTGCGCCATGGAGCGCCGGCCCTACCCCCCTGGCCAGCACGGCCAGCGGCGGGCGCGCCGCCCTTCCGACTACGCCGTGCGCCTTAGGGAAAAGCAGAAGCTCCGCCGCATCTACGGGATTTCCGAGACCCAGTTCCGCAACCTCTTTGAGGAGGCCAGCCGCAAGAAGGGGGTCACGGGCACCGTCCTCCTGGGTCTTCTGGAGTCCCGCCTGGACAACGTGGTCTACCGGCTGGGCTTCGCTCAAAGCCGCCGCCAGGCCCGGCAGATGGTGCGCCACGGCCACATCACCGTCAACGGGCGCCGGGTGGACCTACCCGCCTACCGGGTGAAGCCCGGCGACGAGATCGCCATCGCCGAGAGGAGCAGGAACCTCACCTTCATCCGCGAGAACCTCGAGGCCATGAAGGGCCGCAAGGTGGGCCCCTGGCTTTCCCTGGACGTGGAGGGCATGAAGGGCAAGTTCCTGCGCCTGCCCGACCGGGAAGACCTGGCCCTGCCGGTCAACGAGCAGCTGGTGATTGAGTTCTACTCCAGGTAA